The Hyphomicrobiales bacterium genome has a window encoding:
- a CDS encoding conserved exported hypothetical protein (Evidence 4 : Unknown function but conserved in other organisms) produces the protein MPVFLLAALAAGGAVAAERLNGEQIRRAFEGNTVSGLYSRTNLPFSEFHHADGRASGHNRGVPNSDACWTTTADAVCYYYGPQETRRTYCFTIETSGDLYVIRRRPGGQINGLARIEKGDPHGYAKSRSDWVCDGLISIAPGPSRLARR, from the coding sequence ATGCCGGTCTTCCTGCTCGCTGCCCTGGCGGCGGGCGGTGCGGTTGCGGCCGAGCGGCTGAACGGCGAACAGATCCGCCGCGCCTTCGAAGGTAACACCGTCTCCGGTCTCTACTCCCGGACGAATTTGCCGTTCAGCGAATTTCATCACGCGGACGGCCGCGCAAGCGGCCATAATCGCGGTGTGCCGAACAGCGACGCCTGCTGGACCACGACGGCCGATGCCGTCTGCTACTACTACGGTCCGCAGGAGACGCGCCGCACCTATTGCTTCACCATCGAGACCAGCGGCGATCTCTATGTGATCCGCCGACGGCCGGGCGGTCAGATCAACGGTCTCGCCCGGATCGAGAAAGGCGATCCGCATGGCTACGCGAAAAGCCGATCGGATTGGGTTTGCGACGGCCTGATCTCGATCGCGCCCGGGCCTTCCAGATTGGCGCGGCGATGA